A region of Sulfurovum sp. DNA encodes the following proteins:
- the rnhA gene encoding ribonuclease HI, which yields MQKYVRKQITLYSDGSSLGNPGPGGYGGILEYNGYCKEYYGGEEYTTNNRMELLGVIEGLKMLKEPCDITVVSDSSYVIKAINEWLEGWVNKDFKKVKNIDLWKKYLEVAKPHHIKGIWVRGHNGHPQNERCDQLARTEAERIQQNLT from the coding sequence TTGCAAAAATACGTACGCAAACAGATTACTCTCTACTCTGATGGTTCCAGTTTGGGCAATCCTGGTCCTGGTGGGTACGGTGGCATTCTTGAGTACAATGGTTATTGTAAAGAGTATTATGGAGGAGAGGAATATACCACCAATAACCGTATGGAACTTCTTGGTGTTATTGAAGGCTTAAAGATGCTTAAGGAGCCCTGTGATATCACAGTAGTATCAGACAGCTCCTATGTTATTAAGGCAATTAATGAATGGCTTGAGGGATGGGTAAACAAAGATTTTAAAAAAGTTAAAAATATTGATCTCTGGAAAAAGTACCTTGAAGTTGCTAAACCTCATCATATTAAAGGTATTTGGGTGCGTGGGCATAATGGACACCCACAAAATGAACGGTGTGATCAACTAGCACGCACTGAAGCTGAACGCATACAACAAAACCTAACATAG
- the rnc gene encoding ribonuclease III, giving the protein MTDYSRLEKRLTYTFQNKQLIIEALTHKSHKKPYNNERLEFLGDAVLDLIVGEYLFHKFPNSNEGILSKIRASLVNESGFALLARAMDLGKYIYLSAAEENNNGRNKPSLLSNAFEAVIGAIYLEAGLEKAKEVTIALLESAHPRIDLDALSKDYKTALQELTQATHGVIPQYEMLGSFGPDHKKEFEVAVILNDEIIATAKGKSKKEAQQKAAQIALGVLKR; this is encoded by the coding sequence ATGACAGACTATAGTCGATTAGAAAAACGACTGACCTACACATTCCAAAATAAGCAATTAATTATTGAGGCCTTGACACACAAAAGTCATAAAAAGCCTTATAATAATGAACGGCTTGAATTTCTTGGAGATGCGGTACTTGACCTTATTGTCGGTGAATATCTTTTTCATAAATTTCCCAACTCTAATGAAGGAATACTCTCTAAAATAAGAGCCTCTTTGGTTAACGAAAGCGGTTTTGCGCTACTAGCACGTGCTATGGATTTGGGTAAATATATCTATCTTTCTGCTGCAGAAGAAAATAATAATGGGCGCAACAAACCCTCCTTACTTTCTAATGCATTTGAGGCAGTTATTGGTGCAATCTATCTTGAAGCAGGGCTAGAAAAAGCTAAAGAGGTTACTATTGCCCTACTCGAATCAGCACACCCTAGGATAGATCTTGATGCCCTCTCAAAAGATTACAAAACTGCTCTTCAAGAGTTAACGCAAGCAACCCATGGGGTGATACCACAATATGAGATGCTTGGTTCCTTTGGTCCTGATCACAAAAAAGAGTTTGAGGTTGCCGTGATACTTAATGACGAGATCATTGCTACTGCTAAAGGAAAGAGTAAAAAAGAAGCACAACAAAAAGCTGCACAGATTGCATTGGGGGTATTGAAGAGATGA